A portion of the Pithys albifrons albifrons isolate INPA30051 chromosome 1, PitAlb_v1, whole genome shotgun sequence genome contains these proteins:
- the FSTL1 gene encoding follistatin-related protein 1 — protein MIWKTLPLLCALLAAARLRAEEEPRSKSKICANVFCGAGRECAVTEKGEPTCLCIEKCKPHKRPVCGSNGKTYLNHCELHRDACLTGSKIQVDYDGHCKEKKSENPAASPVVCYQSDRDELRRRVIQWLEAEIIPDGWFSKGSNYSEVLDKYFKSFDDGDSRLDSTEFLKFVEQNETAINITTYMDQETNKLLRGLCVDALIELSDENADWKLSFNEFLKCLSPSFNPPEKKCALEDETYEDGAETQVECNRCVCACGNWVCTAMTCEGRNEKVPAQRHRPDQDLTEEEVARYIQELQKHQETSAKTKRMSTKEM, from the exons GAAGAGCCAAGGAGCAAATCCAAGATCTGTGCCAATGTTTTCTGCGGAGCTGGTCGGGAGTGTGCAGTGACTGAGAAGGGAGAGCCAACCTGCCTCTGCATTGAG AAATGCAAACCTCACAAGAGGCCTGTGTGTGGCAGCAATGGCAAGACATACCTGAACCACTGTGAGCTGCACCGTGATGCCTGTCTCACTGGCTCCAAGATCCAGGTGGACTATGATGGCCACTGCAAAG AGAAGAAGTCTGAGAATCCAGCTGCAAGTCCAG TTGTGTGCTACCAGTCAGACAGGGACGAGCTCCGTCGCCGCGTCATCCAGTGGCTGGAAGCTGAGATTATCCCAGACGGGTGGTTCTCCAAAGGCAGTAACTACAGCGAAGTCCTGGACAAGTATTTCAAG AGCTTTGATGATGGTGATTCTCGCTTGGACTCCACTGAATTCCTGAAGTTTGTGGAACAGAATGAGACTGCCATCAACATCACCACCTACATGGACCAGGAGACCAACAAGTTGCTCAG aggaCTCTGCGTAGATGCCCTCATCGAGCTGTCAGATGAAAATGCTGACTGGAAGCTCAGCTTCAATGAATTTCTCAAGTGCCTCAGCCCATCATTCAATCCACCAGAGAAAA AGTGTGCCCTGGAAGATGAAACCTATGAGGATGGAGCAGAGACCCAGGTGGAGTGCAACCGCTGCGTCTGTGCCTGCGGGAACTGGGTGTGCACTGCCATGACGTGTGAAG GGAGAAATGAGAAGGTGCCTGCTCAGAGACACCGACCTGACCAAGATTTGACTGAGGAGGAGGTGGCTAGATACATTCAGGAACTGCAGAAGCATCAG GAGACATCTGCAAAGACCAAGAGAATGAGCACCAAGGAGATGTAA